In Ostrea edulis chromosome 4, xbOstEdul1.1, whole genome shotgun sequence, a single window of DNA contains:
- the LOC125670869 gene encoding plasminogen activator inhibitor 1 RNA-binding protein-like isoform X2 — protein MDSQYGIAVTNKFDLFGDDVTDPIEFLKEQEELKKKQELAKEKDKGKQGKDKKAKKQTASQSDNKSIEQPIQKKEDKPNTQSRPPRSARQNREPREIKDDNDSRPPRRRDENAQNEFRERTEGSGGNFNRPESARGRFGNRGRGRGEGRGARGGRGRGGFDRGGKRDFERHSGSDKTGVKPTEKREGSGSHNWGSFKDDIQEEMKDNVETETKEWNPSEDAENQDPNESTESTEQPTEEAPKQMTLDEWKAQQEKNRLRNQFNIRKPGEGDTSTSQWKKGTVYRKKLEEENEESDEEEEYEEDEEAARQKNLVNSFKFVFNTDTRRGGRGRGPRERRGGGGGGGRGSRGGRGDRRGPRESAPKFDDENDFPSLVKTEA, from the exons ATGGACTCACAATACGGCATAGCAGTTACTAATAAATTTGACCTTTTCGGGGATGATGTTACTGATCCCATAGAGTTCCTGAAAGAGCAGGAGGAGTTGAAGAAGAAACAGGAACTCGCAAAAGAAAAGGACAAGGGAAAACAAGGGAAGGATAAGAAGGCGAAGAAGCAAACTGCCTCACAGTCCGATAATAAATCCATAGAACAGCCGATCCAAAAGAAGGAAG ACAAACCCAATACACAGTCCCGTCCCCCTCGCAGTGCTCGACAGAACCGGGAACCAAGGGAGATCAAGGACGACAATGACTCCAGGCCTCCAAGGAGGCGTGATGAAAATGCTCAAAATGAGTTCAG AGAGAGAACAGAAGGCAGTGGTGGTAATTTCAACAGACCAGAAAGTGCTCGTGGACGGTTTGGTAACCGAGGGCGCGGACGGGGTGAGGGCCGAGGCGCCAGGGGAGGCAGAGGTCGAGGTGGATTCGACAGGGGTGGTAAACGGGACTTTGAGCGTCACAGTGGCAGTGACAAAAC TGGTGTGAAGCCCACAGAGAAGAGAGAAGGCAGTGGTTCTCATAACTGGGGATCATTCAAAGACGACATACA GGAGGAAATGAAGGATAATGTGGAAACGGAAACAAAGGAATGGAACCCATCAGAAGACGCGGAGAACCAGGACCCCAA TGAAAGCACGGAATCAACTGAACAACCCACAGAGGAAGCCCCCAAACAGATGACTCTTGATGAATGGAAGGCCCAACAAGAAAAGAATCGACTACGAAACCAGTTTAACATTCGAAAACCAGGTGAGGGTGACACTTCAACCAGCCAATGGAAGAAGGGCACAGTCTACCGAAAGAAGCTGGAAGAGGAAAATGAGGAATCGGATGAAGAGGAGGAATATGAAGAG GATGAAGAAGCTGCCAGGCAGAAGAACTTGGTGAATAGTTTCAAGTTTGTATTCAATACTGACACCAGAAGAGGAGGACGTGGACGGGGTCCCAGAGAAAGGAGAGGTggaggtggtggtggtggacGTGGCAGCCGCGGAGGAAGAGGCGACAGACGGGGACCTCGGGAATCTGCCCCCAAGTTCGATGATGAAAATGACTTTCCCAGTCTGGTGAAGACTGAGGCATAA
- the LOC125670869 gene encoding plasminogen activator inhibitor 1 RNA-binding protein-like isoform X1 translates to MDSQYGIAVTNKFDLFGDDVTDPIEFLKEQEELKKKQELAKEKDKGKQGKDKKAKKQTASQSDNKSIEQPIQKKEDKPNTQSRPPRSARQNREPREIKDDNDSRPPRRRDENAQNEFRERTEGSGGNFNRPESARGRFGNRGRGRGEGRGARGGRGRGGFDRGGKRDFERHSGSDKTSGVKPTEKREGSGSHNWGSFKDDIQEEMKDNVETETKEWNPSEDAENQDPNESTESTEQPTEEAPKQMTLDEWKAQQEKNRLRNQFNIRKPGEGDTSTSQWKKGTVYRKKLEEENEESDEEEEYEEDEEAARQKNLVNSFKFVFNTDTRRGGRGRGPRERRGGGGGGGRGSRGGRGDRRGPRESAPKFDDENDFPSLVKTEA, encoded by the exons ATGGACTCACAATACGGCATAGCAGTTACTAATAAATTTGACCTTTTCGGGGATGATGTTACTGATCCCATAGAGTTCCTGAAAGAGCAGGAGGAGTTGAAGAAGAAACAGGAACTCGCAAAAGAAAAGGACAAGGGAAAACAAGGGAAGGATAAGAAGGCGAAGAAGCAAACTGCCTCACAGTCCGATAATAAATCCATAGAACAGCCGATCCAAAAGAAGGAAG ACAAACCCAATACACAGTCCCGTCCCCCTCGCAGTGCTCGACAGAACCGGGAACCAAGGGAGATCAAGGACGACAATGACTCCAGGCCTCCAAGGAGGCGTGATGAAAATGCTCAAAATGAGTTCAG AGAGAGAACAGAAGGCAGTGGTGGTAATTTCAACAGACCAGAAAGTGCTCGTGGACGGTTTGGTAACCGAGGGCGCGGACGGGGTGAGGGCCGAGGCGCCAGGGGAGGCAGAGGTCGAGGTGGATTCGACAGGGGTGGTAAACGGGACTTTGAGCGTCACAGTGGCAGTGACAAAAC CAGTGGTGTGAAGCCCACAGAGAAGAGAGAAGGCAGTGGTTCTCATAACTGGGGATCATTCAAAGACGACATACA GGAGGAAATGAAGGATAATGTGGAAACGGAAACAAAGGAATGGAACCCATCAGAAGACGCGGAGAACCAGGACCCCAA TGAAAGCACGGAATCAACTGAACAACCCACAGAGGAAGCCCCCAAACAGATGACTCTTGATGAATGGAAGGCCCAACAAGAAAAGAATCGACTACGAAACCAGTTTAACATTCGAAAACCAGGTGAGGGTGACACTTCAACCAGCCAATGGAAGAAGGGCACAGTCTACCGAAAGAAGCTGGAAGAGGAAAATGAGGAATCGGATGAAGAGGAGGAATATGAAGAG GATGAAGAAGCTGCCAGGCAGAAGAACTTGGTGAATAGTTTCAAGTTTGTATTCAATACTGACACCAGAAGAGGAGGACGTGGACGGGGTCCCAGAGAAAGGAGAGGTggaggtggtggtggtggacGTGGCAGCCGCGGAGGAAGAGGCGACAGACGGGGACCTCGGGAATCTGCCCCCAAGTTCGATGATGAAAATGACTTTCCCAGTCTGGTGAAGACTGAGGCATAA
- the LOC125670869 gene encoding plasminogen activator inhibitor 1 RNA-binding protein-like isoform X3 codes for MDSQYGIAVTNKFDLFGDDVTDPIEFLKEQEELKKKQELAKEKDKGKQGKDKKAKKQTASQSDNKSIEQPIQKKEDKPNTQSRPPRSARQNREPREIKDDNDSRPPRRRDENAQNEFRERTEGSGGNFNRPESARGRFGNRGRGRGEGRGARGGRGRGGFDRGGKRDFERHSGSDKTEEMKDNVETETKEWNPSEDAENQDPNESTESTEQPTEEAPKQMTLDEWKAQQEKNRLRNQFNIRKPGEGDTSTSQWKKGTVYRKKLEEENEESDEEEEYEEDEEAARQKNLVNSFKFVFNTDTRRGGRGRGPRERRGGGGGGGRGSRGGRGDRRGPRESAPKFDDENDFPSLVKTEA; via the exons ATGGACTCACAATACGGCATAGCAGTTACTAATAAATTTGACCTTTTCGGGGATGATGTTACTGATCCCATAGAGTTCCTGAAAGAGCAGGAGGAGTTGAAGAAGAAACAGGAACTCGCAAAAGAAAAGGACAAGGGAAAACAAGGGAAGGATAAGAAGGCGAAGAAGCAAACTGCCTCACAGTCCGATAATAAATCCATAGAACAGCCGATCCAAAAGAAGGAAG ACAAACCCAATACACAGTCCCGTCCCCCTCGCAGTGCTCGACAGAACCGGGAACCAAGGGAGATCAAGGACGACAATGACTCCAGGCCTCCAAGGAGGCGTGATGAAAATGCTCAAAATGAGTTCAG AGAGAGAACAGAAGGCAGTGGTGGTAATTTCAACAGACCAGAAAGTGCTCGTGGACGGTTTGGTAACCGAGGGCGCGGACGGGGTGAGGGCCGAGGCGCCAGGGGAGGCAGAGGTCGAGGTGGATTCGACAGGGGTGGTAAACGGGACTTTGAGCGTCACAGTGGCAGTGACAAAAC GGAGGAAATGAAGGATAATGTGGAAACGGAAACAAAGGAATGGAACCCATCAGAAGACGCGGAGAACCAGGACCCCAA TGAAAGCACGGAATCAACTGAACAACCCACAGAGGAAGCCCCCAAACAGATGACTCTTGATGAATGGAAGGCCCAACAAGAAAAGAATCGACTACGAAACCAGTTTAACATTCGAAAACCAGGTGAGGGTGACACTTCAACCAGCCAATGGAAGAAGGGCACAGTCTACCGAAAGAAGCTGGAAGAGGAAAATGAGGAATCGGATGAAGAGGAGGAATATGAAGAG GATGAAGAAGCTGCCAGGCAGAAGAACTTGGTGAATAGTTTCAAGTTTGTATTCAATACTGACACCAGAAGAGGAGGACGTGGACGGGGTCCCAGAGAAAGGAGAGGTggaggtggtggtggtggacGTGGCAGCCGCGGAGGAAGAGGCGACAGACGGGGACCTCGGGAATCTGCCCCCAAGTTCGATGATGAAAATGACTTTCCCAGTCTGGTGAAGACTGAGGCATAA